A stretch of the Saprospiraceae bacterium genome encodes the following:
- a CDS encoding peptidoglycan DD-metalloendopeptidase family protein → MKRSEKYVYNPQTLQFEKLKLTHKSYVFRIVGFISAVVLTTFFFYFMTSEFFPSPREKALKKELSQIEYQMLMMKDQVQIMDKVLDNIQDRDAKVHRVLFGMDPIDRDLWEGGVGGHDPNAGLQGLKYAGTTIRETKSYIDKLERQIYLQSKSLDTLEQATKAKEELLQSIPSIKPVRIDKLNRDMAQLSGFGIRLHPIHKINKMHEGIDFAAPAGTAIQATGNGRVVKAESKSSGYGRYVMIDHGNGYQTLYAHMKEIKIKAGAKVKKGQLIGYIGSTGTSTAPHCHYEVRKNGKPINPIHFCMDDLSPKEYQEMVNLASSANQSFD, encoded by the coding sequence TTGAAGAGATCTGAAAAATACGTTTACAACCCTCAAACCCTTCAGTTTGAGAAACTTAAGTTGACCCATAAGTCCTATGTATTTAGGATTGTTGGCTTCATTTCAGCTGTTGTGTTAACGACCTTTTTTTTCTATTTTATGACCTCTGAATTTTTCCCGTCTCCACGTGAAAAAGCGCTTAAAAAAGAACTGAGTCAGATTGAGTATCAAATGCTTATGATGAAAGATCAGGTTCAGATTATGGATAAAGTACTGGACAATATTCAGGATCGGGACGCTAAGGTTCACCGGGTTTTGTTTGGAATGGATCCCATTGACCGTGATCTCTGGGAAGGCGGCGTCGGTGGTCATGATCCCAATGCAGGATTGCAAGGCTTAAAATATGCTGGGACAACCATCCGGGAAACCAAATCTTATATTGATAAATTAGAACGTCAAATCTATCTTCAATCCAAATCACTGGATACGCTGGAGCAGGCAACCAAAGCCAAAGAAGAACTATTACAAAGCATTCCATCTATAAAACCGGTTCGTATAGATAAACTCAACCGAGACATGGCTCAATTGTCTGGATTTGGCATTAGGCTTCACCCCATTCATAAAATCAATAAGATGCATGAAGGGATTGATTTTGCAGCTCCTGCCGGAACTGCCATCCAAGCCACTGGAAACGGGAGGGTCGTAAAGGCTGAATCCAAATCTTCCGGCTACGGACGTTATGTAATGATTGATCACGGCAACGGCTATCAAACTCTTTATGCTCACATGAAAGAGATTAAAATCAAGGCCGGAGCAAAAGTTAAAAAAGGACAACTCATTGGTTATATAGGAAGTACCGGGACATCAACAGCCCCGCATTGCCATTATGAAGTTAGAAAAAATGGCAAACCAATCAATCCAATCCATTTTTGTATGGATGACCTGAGCCCTAAGGAATATCAGGAAATGGTCAATTTGGCTTCTTCAGCCAATCAATCGTTCGACTAG
- a CDS encoding tetratricopeptide repeat protein, with protein MTHLNKYLFCVMLISSISYLFIQNISASTVDSLKQLLNKEQLVADRYETYSSIADHFLFSGGLDSHRVYATKMLELGIFSKQDTLVGRAYINLSLNFKQQKDYKHNLEYLIKALDILSSHPSQYGTCNNLKEIGDTYKELKNYNLAISYLYRALEVVPVSQNNTMRNRIYSHLSEAYLGLNKLDSSLFYVQLANVNTYKEKDFYGYARVLNIFGKVHEAMGELKVAESYYKTCIAFASQNNIHSSNVNANLLYAKLLLKQGDIIQAKKFTKNHFNFSYITENLEDRMDASNLLKDIYRTIGDRDSAYYYAKLFSHLSDTLQQANENFTTQNLAYSKHLDLLEKEIENNKIKNQNLLNLEYIFIFIGLFSLFILFLALSNTIIVTPGFIKVSGFFIIVLFFEFINLTLHYKLTNLSHQYPLVMLIIMVLVALLIIPIHHRLEKWLINKLSQKNQDIHYQKAKNTLEEITPS; from the coding sequence ATGACCCACTTAAATAAGTATCTCTTTTGTGTCATGCTTATTTCAAGTATTAGTTACCTTTTTATTCAAAATATTTCAGCATCAACGGTAGACAGTCTAAAGCAACTCTTAAACAAAGAGCAACTTGTTGCAGATCGATATGAAACCTATTCAAGTATAGCAGATCATTTTTTATTTTCTGGAGGATTAGATAGCCACAGGGTTTATGCTACAAAAATGTTGGAGCTCGGCATTTTCTCTAAACAAGATACCTTAGTAGGAAGAGCCTATATCAACTTATCACTAAATTTTAAACAGCAAAAGGATTATAAACACAATTTAGAATATTTAATAAAAGCCTTGGACATTCTTTCAAGCCATCCCAGCCAATACGGCACTTGCAATAATTTAAAAGAAATCGGAGATACCTATAAAGAATTAAAAAATTATAACCTGGCCATATCTTATCTATATAGAGCCTTAGAAGTCGTTCCTGTTTCTCAAAATAATACCATGCGAAATAGAATCTATTCCCACTTATCAGAAGCTTACCTGGGATTAAATAAATTGGATTCATCATTATTTTATGTCCAATTAGCCAATGTAAACACTTATAAAGAAAAAGATTTTTATGGATATGCTCGTGTTCTGAATATTTTTGGTAAAGTACATGAAGCAATGGGCGAATTGAAAGTCGCAGAATCTTATTATAAGACCTGTATTGCTTTTGCTTCTCAAAATAATATTCATTCATCCAACGTAAATGCGAATTTACTTTATGCGAAACTTTTACTAAAACAAGGCGATATTATTCAAGCTAAGAAATTCACCAAAAATCATTTCAATTTTTCCTACATAACAGAAAACCTGGAAGACCGAATGGACGCTTCCAATTTATTAAAAGACATTTACCGAACTATTGGAGACAGGGACAGTGCTTATTATTATGCGAAATTATTTAGCCATTTATCTGATACCCTGCAACAAGCAAATGAAAATTTTACAACTCAAAATCTGGCTTATAGTAAACATTTAGATTTACTTGAAAAGGAAATTGAAAACAATAAAATCAAAAATCAGAACTTACTCAATTTAGAATATATTTTTATTTTCATTGGACTTTTCAGTTTATTTATTTTATTTTTAGCACTCTCCAATACGATTATCGTTACCCCAGGGTTTATTAAAGTTTCAGGATTTTTTATAATAGTACTATTTTTCGAATTTATCAATCTAACCTTACATTACAAATTAACAAATTTATCCCATCAATATCCACTGGTTATGTTAATTATTATGGTATTAGTTGCACTGCTAATTATTCCTATTCATCATCGGCTTGAAAAATGGTTGATTAATAAATTAAGTCAAAAAAACCAAGACATCCATTACCAAAAAGCAAAAAACACTCTGGAAGAAATAACTCCATCCTGA
- a CDS encoding T9SS type A sorting domain-containing protein, translating into MNKLIVSALLIAFACFFSSATLFEVQKFKLEANPVYLPDTIPLNELGSNLWKTAPGGLYPNGLNTRPQKHEQDGQAISKTLIPLDSFGIEDPSNGKIVLLSIGMSNATQEFSAFKLLADTFRNKNPKLLIVDGAQGGQTASVIKNPNANFWTVVNQRLFQQKVSGKQVQAVWLKEANANPTAAFPKHADDLKNDIKLIVQILKQKYPNLKLLYLSSRIYGGYANTALNPEPYAYESGFSIKWLVEEQINGDSSLSYQGANIKSPWLSWGPYLWAKGNTARTDGLLWLPADFAADGTHPSNSGRLKVANLLLQFFSTDSTCIPWFLKSGITDLDNYSFLEETKIESLQSYPNPCRDEIEIRWKLQSKEKPVLVLLNSTGQLLEILINKELQPGNYYFLLNTSKLPVGIYYVQLIQKNIMIHNKFIKVN; encoded by the coding sequence ATGAATAAATTAATTGTGTCGGCTTTATTGATTGCATTTGCTTGCTTTTTTTCCTCCGCTACCCTTTTTGAAGTTCAAAAATTCAAATTAGAAGCAAACCCTGTTTATTTACCTGATACCATTCCATTGAATGAATTAGGCAGCAATTTATGGAAAACAGCACCCGGCGGATTGTACCCTAATGGATTAAATACCAGGCCTCAAAAGCATGAGCAAGACGGACAGGCAATTTCAAAAACCTTGATTCCTTTGGATAGTTTTGGAATTGAAGATCCGAGTAATGGAAAAATTGTTTTATTATCAATAGGAATGTCCAATGCAACGCAAGAATTTTCAGCATTTAAACTTTTGGCTGATACGTTTCGGAATAAAAATCCTAAACTTTTAATTGTTGATGGCGCCCAAGGCGGACAAACCGCATCCGTAATTAAAAATCCCAATGCCAATTTTTGGACTGTTGTTAATCAGCGATTGTTTCAACAAAAAGTAAGTGGCAAACAAGTTCAGGCTGTTTGGTTAAAAGAAGCCAATGCAAATCCAACAGCTGCTTTTCCAAAACATGCAGACGATTTAAAAAATGATATTAAACTCATTGTACAAATTCTGAAACAAAAATATCCGAATCTCAAACTGCTGTATTTATCCAGCCGAATCTATGGGGGTTATGCAAATACGGCATTAAATCCAGAACCCTATGCCTATGAATCAGGATTTTCAATAAAATGGCTGGTGGAAGAACAGATAAATGGGGACAGCAGTTTATCTTATCAAGGTGCTAATATAAAATCTCCCTGGTTGTCCTGGGGGCCTTATTTATGGGCTAAAGGAAATACAGCAAGAACTGACGGATTGCTTTGGTTGCCTGCAGATTTTGCAGCAGATGGTACTCATCCATCCAATTCAGGTCGGTTAAAAGTGGCCAATCTTTTGCTGCAATTTTTTTCTACAGACAGCACCTGCATCCCTTGGTTTTTGAAATCCGGAATCACTGATTTAGATAATTACAGTTTCCTAGAAGAAACGAAAATTGAATCGCTGCAATCTTATCCAAATCCTTGTAGAGATGAAATTGAAATACGTTGGAAATTACAATCAAAAGAAAAACCTGTTCTCGTGTTATTAAATTCAACCGGACAATTACTGGAAATATTAATAAATAAAGAATTACAACCGGGCAATTATTATTTTTTATTGAATACTTCAAAACTTCCTGTTGGAATTTACTATGTCCAACTAATCCAGAAAAATATTATGATACACAATAAATTTATTAAAGTTAACTAA